aCAAAAATCGAGGTAAGACGTTTTGATGTTTGAGATTGTTTTCATGtaaagatgtttggattgagaggaaaattttgaaaaaaacttacaaaaactCTTTGGTCCAAATATGACCTAAGCCTTTGGAGTTCAATAGCCAATAGTAACCAGGAACAAACCTCATCTCATCAAAACTGGCATGTGTGTGGCTTGTACTCAGGAAACACTTATTTTGGATGCAGATTAAGTTCTTCATATGATTATCCAAGTGCTATTGCCAGATAATTGAACATTGATTTGATATTTCCATGTaatcaaaagtaattttaagtcaACACTGCTAGACTACGGTCAATTTTCTACATGCTTCACTATCTATGAGTAATGTGCAAGGGAGGACAGAATCAATTAAACAGgctgcaaaaattaaaaaagcaaaaatagaGACTCATTTAAATGTGAGGTTTCATAATGGAGGAAAACaaagacaaaagaagaaaacaatgcATATACCTGTAGCTGCGCTATTGGTATGCTTTCTGGATATTAAATTCGGCACAATCCTACCAAGCCCAGTGGATAGTACCTAAATGACATGTACAACATTTCCAATCTTGATAGCAATAAGAAAAAAGAGCTAGCAGAGCATTGTAGTTACTGGAACCATTCAGTTACAGAACCAAGAAATTCATAACACCATCAGAACAACATAAAGAGAGCAAGGGGCAAAAGAAATTATTCAAGTATTGCACTCAGAGAAACTTAGCCAACTTACTGTCATTACAACCAAGGCACTGAGCGCACCAGATAAAACAATTGACTTGGGGTGACGCATTGCCATCAGAGCTGCTATTATAAATGTCTCATCTCCAATCTGTCAGCAAAATTGTCatttaaagaggaaaaaatcatCACGTCAATAAACAGCAATCCCATAAAGAAAGCAGCCTCTATGATATAGCCAGCACCAAAAATCAGGCTTAGTCACTTGTTTGTTAATGCGACTCattttcatgcttttactgtctggaaattttctttatttttttattggcaccggtgtccaagaacagcgtcccaactaatcccaggggtgcacagTCCCTCGGCAacgagtttcccgcaagtgcacctcaagtaattcaagggaaaagtCTCCCAGTCCGATGATCCCGATGatccctagagattgtttgcacccaaggagatttgagccttagacctgggggagcatacccccaagcccaaggcctttaccacttgagccaacccctaaaGGTTTGTCtggaaattttattaaagagaATAGAAAGGTTATAGATAAGTTTTGCCTAAACCTTTGCCAAACAACACAAGGAATTGAGTGCACCAACCTCACTGACAAGAATCATTGACAAACTAGTTAAAAAGGCATCGAACATTCCAAGCCCTTCGGGGTCCAAGCGGAGACCGACGCCAACAGAATCCATGACAACCTTGTCCCCAATATTCTTGAAGTCACTCAAATTAATCTGTAcataaattaattctttttgataagtacaaaaATGCTGTTTGGAAGCCTTCAAACTTCTAACGTggacttttcatttttttttttacataaattatctAATTTCTTTTGCCTCACTTCATAACAAAAACACTACTTTGCCTCGGTTCTCCCCgtcaaaataaccaaaatttaaatattcacTTACAAGAACATAACGTCCAGAATTCAGATATTGTGCATatggtaaaattttattatgttgttTCTAGTCAACTTTCTCAGCAGCCAAACAgtatattagagagagagaggaaggaagggagggagggagggagagagagggagatgtgAGAGTACCTTGCTACGGCGGCCCAGATCTTCGGATCCACTAGATTTCTCCTTCTCGGTTTCAAACACAGATTCCTATGTTAGAACAAGACAACAAAATTAAGTAACACAAACTCGTAAATACAtctatacatataaatatatgtcgagagagagagagagagaggagagaccTGCGCAGAGACGGGGTGGGCAACCCATAAGACGAAGGCGGTGAAGAGAACGAGTaagaagagagagggaataGTGATTCTAGGGTACGAGCGCAGCTCCATGACGATACGTTTTTCTAGAAGCTCAGCTTCCCCCCGTTTTTTTTGTTGGAGAAAATTTTAGATCTGcgttctgagagagagagagagagagaagagatatCAAAATGGATCGTGCAACTCCActctctcctctttctctcGCTGAAATTGAACGCACAGCTTTTCCCTTGACTTACCCGTCGAGATCTGAGAGAGATCCTGCGAAGATCTCAGGTGAAGTAGAAAGACGTTCgcatataaaatcaaataaaaaaaattaaaaaataaaataaaatcttgcgCGTAGCAGTGGCAGTGCCAAAGTGACTATTTTTTTCCGGCACTCTCGTcctattactatttatttttactatttatttattatttataattttttttaaatttttaaatttttttattatttttttaacatttttaattaataagaaaattaaaaaaatatataattttattaatagtcagtatttttaatttttaaataaaattttaaaaaaattaaatataaaataaataataaataaataagaagaaccagtcattttcttttcctcaacAACTCTCCTATTGAAAATTCCTTACATTTGGGTGTATGAGAAATTCCTGTGCGACCCATTTCCCCCTCCCTAGCTGATCTATCTCTCCCCTCACCCTCTCTACTAGCCAGATCAAACCATTTCGTTAGATCTCATTTTCGCTTTCTCTCCCTTTAATTCATAATCTTATTAAATCAAAACATTTCTCCTCCCTTAACATGAACCTAGCTTCTAGCTTCTAGTTTCCTTTGGGAATTTAGTGCAGGGTTTTAGATCttatttggtttttttcccATAGAAATTACTGCAAGATCTGATCTTTCATTCTAAGTTCATAGAGAATTTAATACCCCGCCACTCTGGTTTTTTCTAAGGGTTTTGATCCAAACATATTAGGTAAGGGTATTAATTCACTCCTATACTGTTATTTCATCAAGCTATTTTGGCTTAATGATTTAGgatttcaaaaatcaaaaattaGGGTTCTGAAAAGAGGGAGAAAGGAGtagagaagagagggagagcttCTGTTGGCGGAGCTGAGGTGGGGAAGAGAAAGGAGAAGAGAGGaagaatggagaagaagaaaagaagaaggagagaGCCTTCTGTTGggggaaaggagagaaaggaTTTACTAAACCGTACTCATGAATTCATCTCTAGAAGACTAGAATCACATGTGAGATGTTATGATTAGAGCGTGTTTTACACCAAATTCATTTTGAAGATATTCTCTTCactattttttcactattattaacaAATCATTTGAAATCATCTCAATATCAGAACGTAACATTAATCATTTATGTTCACTAAAATGACCCATCCTACGACACTAGGATGcaaataattatagaaataGAGTTTACCTGACATAGATTTGTGATaaacattcttttctttttaccaaGCGGACTTAGCGAAgggttctttttttaaaaaaaatgcaatggaGGGTTggttctttttcctttgttggTGTGGGAGACAAATGATATAGATTCTAGCTATGATTTAACGGATGATGTCATCGTTTCATTGAGTTGCATTGCCTTTTCACTTTGTGTagttatagaaaaaatttatttgaagtaGTGAAAGATCTCTAGATTTCtgtaaatctaaaattttatctcCGTACATCCATAATTCCAATGAGGTTTGTGGGGCTTAACGACGAGTTTTACGGTTGAACAGAGAGAATGTAGGTGAGTTAGAGTGATCATGGGAGGCCCAAAAAAGTGAATTATCAAATCAAAACTTTCGTTTTGATGAAGGAGGGAGGCTCCTTGCTCGTTATATAAAGGAGTTGGAAGGTAATAAAGGAGATAAGACTTCGAAAAGTAATGGTGCACGGGTTTATCAGAATCTTGGAGGAATGTCTAAAAAGTGGGATGAAGGAATTGTTTGCTATGTCAAGGGAAGGTGATAAAAGCTTCATAGCACAGAGGTGCTCAAATGCTTGCAGCAGATTTTATGGCGCTAGTGGGATATAGTCGGGGTGGAAGATGTAACTTTATCTTCATTATGAAAGATGTGGAAGGGAGAGGTTAAAGGAGGATGGCAGCTGCACTGAGGGAGCAGTAGTTGTCGGAGGTGAAGACCAGTGTGCAGAATCGATCATATAGGGAGGTTTTATTGTAGTTGACGGCGCTGGTGTAGTCCAGGGAACAATACAAGGGTGGAGTTATTGGCAATAGGGCAGCTCATAATAATGGCCAGAAGTCAGATATGGCTCCTAAGCTCACTGATACAGTATGTACGCAGAGGGAAGGAGGTGGTGGCAAGTTCTTTGTCAGCCTGTCAAAGAGTGGCGTGCACAATACCTTGCAAAAAATGCAAGAACAATTGGAGACATTACAGGAgcaaattaatttattgatacGGTGCGTTGAGGAAGAAGCTGAGGTGGGCATGGACCTAGGCCACGAGATAGGGCATGGACAAGGCTATAAGCCATAGCTCGTGGGGCAATTGGAAAGTGATGAAGTCTTTGTGGGCCTTACAAGTGGTAAGGGCCAGACAGTTATGAAAGAAGTGAAGAAGGATTGGGTATGTGGGCCATAGCCTGTGGGGCATGTCAAGGGCAAAGCAAAAGTAGGAGCTCAACCTGTATAGAGAAtcagagagggaggagaggttGGACCTTCCACTGACAAGAGGCAACATGGGGAGACGACGAAGAAGATCCTGATAGGCTTGCTCCCAGTTGAGATGCCGTCGATGGTGAGCCAGCAGGTGGAGACGACGAAGATAGTGGCATCACCGGAAGAAGTGAAAACTGATCCTATGGCTGTCATAGAACTGAGCATCGATTCTCAATCACAACAAGGATAGACAAGGCTAACGAATAAAGGAGGAGAGTTCTCTCTAGAGATTCAACCAGCAGCTTTGCCGACGAGTGCTTTTTACCCACTGGATATAGCCCGTGTGCTATTTTCAAAGATTGGGAGTGACGGAGGGAGACATGGGACCTTCACGGATGCTAGTCATCACAAGTGATTACTCTAAGTGGGGGGAAGGCCTATTTGTCCTGAGGAAGAATTTGGCATGCCAATGAAGACACAACAGACACCCAGGGATGAGATAGACATGGTTGGGGGGGGGGACCCAATACCTCTAAAATACATGTTGCCAAATGAGTCTAGTGTCTCTGATTGGGTGTTGCACAAGGTAAAGGAAATCCAGCATTGTGTAGGAATTGAGTGTGAGGGTTTCGACGAACAATTCATGGCTTTACTAATAGCCATTGAAGATGGACATGGACAGTCAAAGAAATTAGGTTCTAAAAAATAGTGGGAACTAAAGAGGCTAACATGGTCTTTAAACTATGAGGGTAGCTCAAGTTCAAGCAAAGAAAGAGCCAAAGGGAAGGGGCAAGCTCCATATTTATGAAGTCCAAAATTGTATCTTGGAATGTGTAAGGGCTCAACGAGGCAAATAAGTGCCTTTAGGTAAAAACTATGCTTCGTGAGTGGAAAATGAACATTATGCGTTTACAGAAAACAAAGCTGAAATCTATCACAATGAGAATTGTTCGGAGTTTAAGGAGTTGTACATATGTGGATTGGGCCTATCATGCTTCTTATGGAGCTTCAAGAGGTGTATTGATTATGTGGGATagaaggtggtggagaaaatggaggaatttATTGGGGAGTATACAGTAGCATGTTCCTTCAATAGTGtagatgataatattttatggacTTTCACTGGTATTTAAGGGTTGAATCTAGACAGCAGTAGAAGAATCTTATGGGAAGAAATTATTGGACTGCATAGATCGTGGAATTTACCATGGTGCATTGTTGGTGGTTTTAATGTTCTCGGGTTCCTAAGCGAACATTTAGGAGATAGCAGGTTGTGacaaaaaatgatagaattctCAAAGCATACTTTCGACTTGGGTTTAGTGGATATCCCTCTAATGGGAGGTGCTTATACATGGTCTagattggatagatttttaGTCTCATCGGATTGAAAAATCCATTATCCAGACCTTTACCAAAAGAGGCTACCTTGCCTTTTATTACTAGATTTGTGAAGGTATTTAAGGTAGgcaaccatattttaaatttgagaatatgtggctgaaagtcgaaggttttgtggaaaagggttaggcaatggtggtcttcttatcagaTTCATGACACTTGTAGTTTCATTTTTTAAGGTAAACTAAAAGCtctaaaaatgaattaaatctATGGAATACTCAATCTTTTAGTGATGCAGGTGCCAGTAAAAACTCCATGTTGGGGGAGCTTCAAGAGGTAGAAAGGATACAAGGGGGTCAAGTTCTTTCCTCAAAAGAAGTATCTCGGAAGGCTGAGTTAATGGCAGAGTTAGGAAGGGTTATGCTATTGGAGGAGATTTATTGGCATCAAAAACCAAAAGCATTgtggttgaaagaaagaaaCCAAAGTACAAAGCTCATCCACATAGTAGCCAACTCTCACAGGATCACTAACACtattgagatgctgaaaataGATGGTGTGGATTGTGTGGAAGCTCCTGTGATTAGAGAGGATGTTGCTAGTTTTTTGAACACTTGTTTACTAAACAGGTGGGATGGCGGCCAAAGCTCGATGGACTAGTTTTTGAGTCCATTGATACACATCAAGTCTTgtggttggagaggccttttgaggagACTGAGGTTCACAGCATGGTAAGGGGAATGATAAAAGATAAAGCACTTGGCCCAAATGGTTTTTCCATGAgattttttcaaacatgttagGATGTAGTGAGGGAGGATCTAATGAGAGTGTTCCATGAATTGCTTTCAGttgggaagtttgagaaaaaccTTAATGCCACATTTATCGTACTCAATCCTAAGAAGATTGAGGCATCATAGGTGAAGGACTACCAGCCCATTAATCTTGTGAATGTGATGTATAAGATTATATTGAAGGTGCTTGCAAATCTCCTAGGGGAGGTTTTGGAGAGGATCattacaaaatctcaaaatgcatttgttaagGGTAGGCAAATTCTGGACTCAATGCTTATCGCCAATGAATGCCTAGACAGTAGACCAAAATTTGGTCAGTTAGGGATCCTatgcaaattagatatggagaaggcatatgatcatgttaattgggagttCCTACTTTATTTTATTGGGAGCTGTGGTTTTGAGGAGAGATGGTGCTCGTGGATCAAATGTTGTATTTCAATAGTGAAGTTTTCAGTCTTGGTGAATGGCAGCCCAAATGATTTCTTTAATAGCTCTCGAGGTCTAAGACAATGAGACCCTTTGTCCCCACTCATATTTGTCATCGTTATGGAGGTGTTTAGCATAATGATCTTAGCCTTGGTGAACATTGGCTTTATTGATGGATTCTTAGTTGGTAATCATATAAGGGGCTCTATTAACATATCTCACTtactgtttgcagatgatataCTGATTTTTGTGAGGTAGAACAAAACTAAATTCGGGCATTGAGGGAATtatactttgttttgaagcagcatCATAGGTGaaagtaaattttgataaatcaaAATTGGTGCCAGTAGGTAATGTTTGCAACATCCGGTAGTTGACTAGTACTTTTGGATGTAAGGTTTCATATCTTCCCATGAATTACCTTAGTCTTCCCTTGAGAACAGCTACAAGGTCTATTTCGATTTCGAatacaatgattgagaagattgaacgCAGATTGAAaggttggaagagattgtatttattaaaatgtgGTAGGATCACTCtaatcaaaattattctttctaatttaccaacatattttttatttgttttcccaATTCCAGCAAGTGTGGCAAATAACATCGAGAAACTTTAtcatgatttcttgtggagtgggtTAGGAGACAAATTCAAGTTTCATCCAGTCAAGTGGGATAAGGTATGCTCTCCAATCTCTTCTGGTGGGTTGGGTATTAGAAGGTTGGAGATTTTCAATCGAGCCTTGCTTGGGAAGTAGTTGTGGAGATACAATACAGAATTGGAAGCCTTATGGAAGTCGACGATTGAATTCAAATATGGAGGTATGTTGAGGGTGCACCAGAGACGTTCATGGGGTATATGGAGTAGGAATTTGAAAACACATTGAAGTAGGTTGGGGGATTTTTGCTCAACACACTCGGGTGGTGCTGAGTGATgggtctagaataaaattttgggcTGACCTGAGTATGGAGATCACGCCCTAAAGGATTCATTCCCTTCAGTTTTTAGGATTGCATGTGAGAAAGATGCATCGGTGGCTAATTGTATGGAGTTCTTTGGGGACTTAGTCTAATGGAACGTGAATTTCACTAAGGCGACtaagattgggaagttggcagCATTGAGGAGTTCTTTGGTCTTTTATACACCATGTTACCGAGAACACAAGGAGCTGACATGATGTGGTGGATACCCACCAGTAAAAGTACATTCTCGGACCGTTCTTTTTATAAGTCTCTCACACAACCATAGGACACTCAAtttccatggagaaggatttggcaAAATAAGGTGTCTCCTAAAGTGGCTTGTTTTGTATGGGCAACAACATTGGGTAAGATCTTGACAATGGATAATATACAGAAAAGCAAGGTGATCatagtagattggtgttgtatgtctAGGAAAAGTGATGAAATTGTGGATCATTTGCTATTGCATTGTGAAGTCACTATAATGTTATGGAATAAAGTTTTCAGCAGGTTAGAGCtaacttgggttatgcctaccATAATGATTGAGCTCATGGCCAGTTGGACAAATCTAAGAGGTCTCTCATTAATCTCAATGATGGTTCCGATCTGTAGTCTGTGGTACCTATGAAAGGAGCGAAATGACCGAACGTTCAAAGACAATAAGCGTTCATTCGAAAAACTTCAATTACTTTTTGTCAGTACTCTTATTCTCTGGGTCACAACTGTAGATTTTCATAGCCGCAATTATTATGAATTTCTTGTTTTCATTTCCTCTTCCTAAATAGATGTTACCTTTTGTAcatcatcttgtgtacttgggcgaTGCCTATTCATGCCAAAATAatcatttacttattaaaaaaaataaaaaattttatttgcatgtGGACGAGAAAGACACATTTTTATAATTGCTAATATGATAacatttaatttctaaaaaaaattaaaagtataaatattaaaaattaaatcttatcattgaatactaaatatattatttgaaattttttaattgataattagaattgtgtacttgggctatgcctattcataccaaaataatcatttacttattaaaaaaatgaaaaattttatttgcatgtGGACGAGAAAGACACATTTTTATAATCGCTAATATGATAacatttaatttctaaaaaaaattaaaaatataaatattaaaaattaaatcttatcatggaatactaaatatattgttaatgaaaaatatattcataaatattaCCCAATCATTTAAAGAACTTTTTAATAATCAGTGGATCCACCACTCTCACAACTCCCCATAAAATGTAATCATCTAATCTCACTTTtatatccaaaattattttaacaatgTGACCCACATATTTTTACAAACTAActcaaatattttaactcaaattatcgtattttattcacaaatttttcatctcatcgaACACTCAAATTAGGCTTAGAAATAATGTGCGGATGCATAGAGGTTAAAAAAACAGTAAACTAGATATTGGTACGTCACTTAGTGGGGAGTTTGTTTCCCACTATAGAGGTCTAGACATCGACCAAGTAAGTAGGGCAGGCCGTATTTGACCAGTTTTGTGAATCGATACAAATTCAACATGAAATAATAGAATTAAAGTTGTAAGTCAACTCAAATCTGATATCATATTAATTAGATCAAATCCATCCTCTAAGATTTGATTATATGATATAACTAATAAAGTCATTAAGGATTCTATATCAGTAGGTTGCAACGATTTTTTGGAAGAGATGTTTAAAtaagagggtttttttttttttttttttgttttaattttgacaaagttgttttgatttttatgtgtttttcaAATGCTTCTTATATTCATTTTAACTTTGTTCTTTCATCACCTTCAAGCTTTTAAGAATACtgaattacatttttttttatgaaaatttaattcttttttgataaattgaaactctttggtatttataagatgtttgaatttaatggaaaacacttttaaaagagtgagaaaaatggaaactaaacatacaaaaactaaaaaaattctagttaagattaaaaaaaaaaaaaaaaaaactaatttttaacttttttttcccaagaaaGTTTCTAATTTTTCCTATTATCTTGTCAAACAGTTTTCATCTTATATTTTGTCATTTCAATCACTTACTAATTAATATCAaacattttaagtgattttatacACCAACTATATAAATAGAtagtcaattaaaatttgttgtatttgacattgaaaattaaaaatctaagaTGAAAGAAAGGCATTTTACTTGATTCTTATTTCCTTCAagctcttttcttcttcaccaAAGTtacaattattgatgaaaaCTTGAGGTTTCTGTTGGGCTTCGCTACTGCACAAAGTGCCTTATAATgaaaattcattcattcatgaggCATATGCTAAATTTCAAAGTCACTCATACACCTAATGGCTATTAATTATAAGACCAGAAATGTTATAGTGATTCCCACTATAGCGCATCcgaaaatcacaaaaattattattgcaccataaatttttagaaattctAATGAATCCAATTAATTGCACAAATCCAATAGTGTTGATCTCTCAGGAAGGGGCCGCATTCATTCAGATCCTGGTCTTTCTTCCCCTACACAGGCTCCTGCCTCACCTTCTTTgttattttccctttttaagCTTTACTTTTTGCTCCTCTTTGTTTGACCTCCTTTGGCTCATTTCTCTGACTCACTACCTCCTACCTCCTGTGCTTTAGGAGCTCACTGATAGGCATTTCCTGCATGATGTTCTACTACATATTGCATCAGTTTGCTTATTGGATGTAACACCCGCCTAATTACCTATTAGTATTAACTCTTAATCTCCCTTAGAATATGCttataatactatattatattttgaacttagtattatatgtatatatatatatatttagcatgagaattattattattctactttttttctttgagagtTAGTTAGGTTTATTTGACCCATTAAACTATGGCACTTAGTGTCATTAGTGGGTAAGCTTGAGCAATTTAGTAAGCAAGCACATTAGTACTTCACTTAAGGCCTTTAAACCTTTAGAATATTATGAACCAAGACTTAGAAGCCTTATAAGAGTTTGGTGGGTTAGCTTTAGAAAGACTTGGCCCAAGTGTGAGGAAGGCATAAAACCTTTTGGGCCTAACTTGGTGTTAGCTTTGACCCAAATCCCATTTACGTTAAGGCAAGCCTTTCAAGCCCCATTTTTGTGAATCATGCAACTTATCCAAAGCCTCCCATCAACCCACACCCAAAGCTCAGCAACTCACTCTTATTGGCCTTTTTAAGCCCAACAAGGCCCAAAAGCATTGTCTTGCATTTTCACATATACTATACCATTGGTTTTATCAAGCCCACATTGTGCCTCACACCCCTAAGGAATTCTTTGGAcccaaaattaagttttgaacttGGGTTAAGAGCATTGATCAATTTACTCATGATTAGTGATTTCTAAAACCATGTTTTAAactcaatttcatttttaattatttctcacattttttatctgaaattttcttgttttattattcaattttatcattcttagatcatattagaaTCCTAGCTAAATCTCCACATATGTCATTAAAGGTAATGacatgtcaaaatctcaaatccacACCAATCGCCACACATGTGTACTATTGTGTGCATTTTTCTCAAGGGCATTATTATCTTTTAGCACCTCAAAATACCCTTCTCAAGGCAGACCTAGTGGTGGATGAAATTGGTTCcaagaaccaaaccaaaaacctaAAACCGAATGCACCTAAACACTAGTTGGATGGAAACTGAATGACTTTGAGTTTTGGTTGCACTTTTACTCATGGCTGAGCCACCACCACACGCCACATCCTTTCTCCTCCAATCCCCAAGAGCTCCTCCAGTCATCATAGTGAACCTTAACTCCAAGCCACCCCGAATAGAGCCAAACCAATTGGCCTTTTATGCAAAACACCACTCAGCAACCACCTCCATTTCACCCTTTCTTTGAGTTGCCACTTCATGATCACTTGGTAGCCAACCAAGCATCACTCCTTCACCTGAAAAGCCATTAAACTATAGACTTTTTACATGCAAAACAAATCCAAGAAGATGAGACAAGGTAATA
Above is a genomic segment from Juglans microcarpa x Juglans regia isolate MS1-56 chromosome 1D, Jm3101_v1.0, whole genome shotgun sequence containing:
- the LOC121268112 gene encoding GDT1-like protein 4, with the translated sequence MELRSYPRITIPSLFLLVLFTAFVLWVAHPVSAQESVFETEKEKSSGSEDLGRRSKINLSDFKNIGDKVVMDSVGVGLRLDPEGLGMFDAFLTSLSMILVSEIGDETFIIAALMAMRHPKSIVLSGALSALVVMTVLSTGLGRIVPNLISRKHTNSAATVLYAFFGLRLLYIAWRSDSKASQKKEMEEVEEKLETGQGKTTFRRAFSRFCTPIFLESFVLTFLAEWGDRSQIATIALATHKNAVGVAVGATIGHTICTSVAVVGGSMLASKISQRTVATIGGLLFLGFSLSSYFYPPL